One window of Sinorhizobium numidicum genomic DNA carries:
- a CDS encoding ArsR/SmtB family transcription factor, translated as MDRDEILKALAHPARINILTWLKEPEAHFSGQEHPLDLGVCAGQFERCGLSQSTVSSHLAVLQRAGLVTTRRVGQWVFYKRNEETIAGFLKEIGSL; from the coding sequence ATGGATAGAGACGAAATTCTGAAAGCCTTGGCGCACCCGGCGCGGATAAACATTCTGACCTGGCTGAAGGAGCCGGAGGCGCATTTCTCCGGCCAGGAGCATCCGCTCGATTTGGGTGTTTGCGCGGGGCAGTTCGAGCGCTGCGGCCTGTCGCAGTCGACGGTGTCCTCACACTTGGCCGTGCTGCAGCGCGCCGGATTGGTGACGACGCGCCGTGTCGGCCAGTGGGTCTTCTACAAGCGCAACGAGGAAACGATCGCTGGTTTCCTGAAGGAAATCGGCAGCCTCTGA
- a CDS encoding LysR family transcriptional regulator VtlR yields the protein MSLDWDKLRIFHAAAEAGSFTHAADKLHLSQSAISRQVSSLEQDVGIKLFHRHARGLILTEQGEMLYRTAHEVLMKLESVKAQLSETTDKPSGKLRITTTVGLGQGWLTDKIQEFMALQPEVQVQLILDNEELDVNMRHADCAIRLRQPQQSDLIQRKLFTVHMHVYAAPSYINKYGEPQSVEDLDNHRIITFGEPAPSYLLDVNWLEIAGRDPDTPRISHLQINSQTSIKRACLLGIGVAMLPDYIVGRDPGLIQLPISADIPSFDTYFCYPDEMKNAAKLKVFRDYIVAKARNWNF from the coding sequence ATGTCGCTAGACTGGGACAAACTGCGCATATTTCATGCGGCGGCCGAGGCCGGCTCGTTCACACATGCGGCAGACAAGCTCCATCTCTCGCAATCGGCAATCAGCCGGCAGGTCAGCTCGCTCGAACAGGATGTCGGCATCAAGCTGTTTCACCGCCATGCCCGCGGGCTGATTCTGACCGAACAGGGCGAAATGCTCTACCGCACCGCGCATGAAGTGCTGATGAAGCTCGAAAGCGTCAAGGCGCAGCTGAGCGAAACGACCGACAAGCCGAGCGGCAAGCTGCGTATCACGACCACGGTGGGGCTCGGCCAAGGCTGGCTGACCGACAAGATACAGGAGTTCATGGCGCTGCAGCCGGAAGTGCAGGTGCAGCTCATCCTCGACAACGAAGAGCTCGACGTAAACATGCGGCATGCCGATTGCGCCATCCGGCTGCGCCAGCCGCAGCAGTCGGACCTTATACAGCGCAAGCTCTTTACCGTTCACATGCATGTCTATGCCGCCCCCTCCTACATCAACAAATACGGAGAGCCGCAATCGGTCGAAGATCTGGACAATCATCGGATCATCACCTTTGGCGAGCCGGCGCCCAGTTATCTGCTGGACGTGAACTGGCTGGAGATTGCCGGACGGGATCCGGACACTCCGCGCATTTCCCATTTGCAGATCAACAGCCAGACTTCGATCAAGCGAGCCTGCCTGCTCGGCATCGGCGTTGCGATGCTTCCGGATTACATCGTGGGCCGCGATCCCGGACTGATTCAGCTTCCGATCAGCGCCGACATCCCCTCGTTCGACACATATTTCTGCTATCCGGACGAGATGAAGAACGCCGCGAAATTGAAAGTCTTCCGCGACTACATCGTTGCCAAGGCTCGCAATTGGAATTTTTAA
- the greA gene encoding transcription elongation factor GreA has protein sequence MVDKVPMTQGGFVNLQEELRWRQQEERPRIIEAIAEARAHGDLSENAEYHAAKEAQSHNEGRVAELEDLIARAEVIDLSKMSGSKIKFGAKVKLVDEDTEEEKTYQIVGDQEADVKAGRISISSPIARALIGKEVGDSIEVNAPGGSKAYEILAIHWG, from the coding sequence ATGGTCGACAAAGTGCCGATGACTCAGGGTGGATTCGTCAACCTGCAGGAGGAGCTGCGCTGGCGCCAGCAGGAAGAACGCCCGCGAATCATCGAAGCGATCGCCGAGGCACGCGCCCATGGCGATTTGTCGGAAAACGCCGAATACCACGCTGCCAAGGAGGCTCAGAGCCACAATGAGGGCCGGGTCGCGGAACTCGAGGATTTGATCGCTCGGGCCGAAGTTATCGATCTTTCGAAGATGTCCGGTTCGAAGATCAAGTTCGGCGCCAAAGTAAAGCTCGTCGACGAGGATACCGAAGAAGAAAAGACGTATCAGATCGTCGGCGATCAGGAAGCCGACGTCAAAGCCGGCCGCATTTCCATCTCCTCCCCGATCGCTCGTGCGCTGATCGGCAAGGAAGTCGGAGACTCGATCGAAGTCAACGCACCCGGCGGCTCCAAAGCCTACGAGATCCTCGCCATTCATTGGGGCTGA
- a CDS encoding Lrp/AsnC family transcriptional regulator: MVMRVELDAIDMKILRELQGNGRMTNVELAERVGISAPPCLRRVRKLEEAGVIRGYRALLNASALGYDLVAFCMVGLKHQSDANLKAFAARTASWRLVREAWMVSGESDFLLQCVAENLASFQDFVIEELTATDNVDTVRTMLTIRQVKDVCQVEI, encoded by the coding sequence ATGGTCATGCGCGTCGAGCTCGATGCCATCGATATGAAAATCCTGCGGGAACTGCAGGGCAACGGCCGGATGACGAATGTCGAACTCGCCGAGCGGGTGGGAATTTCAGCTCCTCCCTGCCTGCGGCGCGTTCGCAAGCTCGAGGAAGCGGGCGTCATTCGCGGCTACCGTGCCCTCCTGAACGCGTCGGCGCTCGGCTATGACCTCGTCGCTTTCTGCATGGTCGGCCTCAAGCACCAGTCGGATGCCAATCTCAAGGCTTTCGCCGCCCGCACGGCCTCATGGCGGCTTGTTCGAGAGGCCTGGATGGTATCCGGCGAGTCGGACTTTCTGCTTCAATGCGTGGCCGAGAACCTCGCGAGCTTCCAGGATTTCGTTATTGAGGAGCTCACTGCAACCGACAACGTCGATACGGTACGGACAATGCTGACGATCCGTCAGGTGAAGGACGTGTGTCAGGTAGAAATTTAG
- a CDS encoding aminoglycoside phosphotransferase family protein has product MFGPLIERWSLEPDGEPIATRSSRLLPVRWRGLPAMLKIARMAEEKSGGRLMRWCDGHGAARVFAEAGDAILLERAESRRSLFHLAMTGSDDAATRIICRTVAMLHAPRATPLPELVPLDRWFEALEPAARAHGGIFEICAGAARFLFTDPHPPTVLHGDIHHGNILDFGARGWLAIDPKGLYGDRGFDYANLFCNPELPVVTAPGRLQKQFAIVLTEARLEAPRLLRWILAYAGLSAAWFLQDGESAENNLVVAEIAAAELNH; this is encoded by the coding sequence ATGTTTGGTCCCCTGATCGAAAGATGGTCGCTGGAGCCGGACGGCGAGCCGATCGCCACCCGTTCGAGCCGGCTGTTGCCTGTCCGTTGGCGCGGCCTGCCGGCAATGCTCAAAATTGCGCGAATGGCGGAAGAAAAGTCCGGCGGTCGGTTGATGCGCTGGTGCGATGGCCATGGTGCAGCACGCGTCTTCGCGGAGGCCGGCGATGCCATTCTTCTTGAGCGTGCCGAAAGCCGGCGTTCACTCTTTCACCTGGCGATGACCGGCAGCGACGACGCGGCGACCAGGATCATCTGCCGCACCGTCGCCATGCTGCATGCCCCGCGTGCCACGCCCCTTCCCGAGCTTGTACCGCTCGATCGATGGTTCGAAGCTCTGGAACCGGCGGCACGCGCGCACGGAGGCATCTTCGAGATCTGTGCTGGCGCCGCAAGATTTCTCTTCACTGATCCGCATCCTCCGACCGTGCTGCACGGTGACATTCACCACGGGAACATCCTCGATTTCGGCGCGCGCGGTTGGCTCGCCATCGACCCAAAGGGACTCTACGGCGACCGAGGCTTCGATTACGCGAACCTTTTCTGCAATCCCGAACTGCCTGTCGTGACCGCGCCGGGGCGCCTGCAAAAGCAATTCGCGATCGTCCTGACGGAAGCGCGCCTCGAAGCGCCGCGACTTCTGCGGTGGATACTCGCCTACGCCGGTCTCTCGGCGGCCTGGTTTCTGCAAGACGGCGAAAGCGCTGAAAACAACTTGGTGGTGGCCGAGATTGCAGCCGCCGAGCTGAACCACTAG
- a CDS encoding glycosyltransferase family 4 protein, with protein MADIRDIEVIAPNFKRRLSGVTSTIIQLVPVQRTLGQKIAVLGPGLPPTLPSVRFRDLMHLWKPPAGRRCRIWHARRNVEMLPAIILRDLLRMKIRIVFTSASQRRHSVWSKFLIRRMDAVIATSGKTAAYLQVPNTVILHGIDTERFHPPAYKLQAKTAVGLDPSKRFVGCFGRVRRQKGTDLFVDSMIALLPGRPDWCAVVAGRATGPHLAFEVELKERVAKAGLADRILFVGEHTNIPDWYRALDLFVAPQRWEGFGLTPLEAMATGVPVVATDVGAFSELISEGSEETGIVVPANDLKAMADGAAAFMDDLPRLAAAAANGLARTSKSFAIEGEARAIGEIYEHLMR; from the coding sequence GTGGCCGATATCCGGGACATTGAGGTCATTGCGCCGAATTTCAAACGCCGCCTGTCCGGGGTGACCTCAACGATCATTCAGCTTGTTCCGGTTCAACGCACGCTCGGTCAGAAGATTGCCGTTCTCGGCCCCGGGCTGCCGCCAACATTGCCATCCGTCCGGTTCCGCGACCTCATGCATCTGTGGAAGCCCCCGGCGGGGCGGCGCTGCCGGATATGGCATGCCCGACGCAATGTCGAGATGCTGCCGGCAATCATCCTCCGCGATCTGCTTCGCATGAAGATCAGGATCGTTTTCACCTCCGCCTCGCAGCGCCGGCATTCCGTTTGGAGCAAATTTCTCATTCGCCGAATGGACGCGGTGATTGCAACCAGCGGCAAAACGGCCGCCTACCTGCAGGTGCCGAATACGGTGATCCTGCACGGCATAGACACCGAGCGCTTCCATCCGCCAGCCTACAAGCTCCAGGCGAAGACCGCTGTCGGCCTCGATCCTTCGAAAAGGTTTGTCGGGTGTTTCGGGCGCGTGCGTCGTCAGAAGGGAACTGACCTCTTCGTCGACAGCATGATTGCCCTCCTGCCCGGCCGCCCCGACTGGTGTGCGGTCGTTGCCGGGCGCGCCACCGGGCCGCATCTTGCATTCGAGGTCGAACTGAAGGAGCGCGTCGCCAAGGCGGGGCTTGCCGATCGCATTCTCTTCGTCGGCGAACACACCAACATTCCCGATTGGTATCGCGCTCTTGACCTCTTTGTCGCGCCGCAGCGCTGGGAGGGCTTCGGTCTGACGCCGCTCGAGGCCATGGCAACCGGTGTGCCGGTGGTGGCAACCGATGTCGGCGCCTTTTCCGAGTTGATCTCCGAAGGTTCGGAGGAAACGGGGATCGTCGTTCCGGCTAACGATCTGAAGGCAATGGCCGACGGCGCGGCCGCGTTCATGGACGATTTGCCGCGACTTGCCGCCGCCGCCGCCAACGGTCTGGCGCGAACCTCGAAAAGCTTCGCCATTGAGGGGGAAGCCCGGGCGATCGGAGAGATCTACGAGCACCTGATGCGCTGA
- a CDS encoding MFS transporter, whose amino-acid sequence MNSTAEDDKHGSVEQERAQDWREILSPGRLAATATLCLGVALFAFNEFFISTSLPTAVAEFGGAALLSWAFTLYLVFAILGGTLAANLKLRFGARNSLVAAAVVFSTGTLIATFAANMPTVLAGRIFQGLGEGIVAATCYSLIPELFPKRLVPKVFGAEAIVWAAAAFTGPLIAGSLTEYWSWRAAFFVNIPAALVFIILVLSIVPRRGGANLSAAPIPVLRVLATGAGILLISISNRVENELGMATLLAAALTMLYVTVQTDRRSYQPVLPSGAFMANSALAAGLWVVLLMPVAQASSSVFLVYVLERLWHLGPTTAGFSSAVMAMSWSVTAILVASLRSKDFRQSLICTGPMLLSAGFAALTLAVNFGRFWAVIPGQIAIGAGFGICWGTLSQLLMEVSPAAERDKTSSLLPTLQSAGYAIGAAFFGLVANARGFGEHASDAALKGAMLAVFGIGCVVATASLFFGLRMMRLAADSANPATT is encoded by the coding sequence ATGAATTCGACCGCAGAAGACGACAAACACGGCAGCGTGGAACAGGAACGCGCGCAAGACTGGCGAGAAATTCTGAGTCCCGGACGTCTCGCTGCCACCGCAACGCTCTGTCTGGGTGTAGCGCTTTTCGCCTTCAACGAGTTCTTCATCTCCACGTCCCTGCCAACCGCAGTCGCGGAATTCGGCGGAGCGGCACTGCTCTCCTGGGCGTTTACGCTCTATCTGGTCTTCGCGATCCTCGGCGGGACTCTCGCCGCCAATCTGAAATTGCGATTTGGCGCACGAAACAGCCTCGTTGCTGCGGCAGTGGTCTTCAGCACCGGAACACTGATCGCCACCTTTGCCGCGAACATGCCCACCGTCCTAGCCGGCCGGATCTTCCAGGGCTTAGGCGAGGGGATCGTCGCCGCGACCTGTTACTCACTGATACCGGAGCTCTTTCCAAAGCGACTTGTACCAAAAGTGTTCGGCGCGGAGGCGATCGTTTGGGCTGCAGCGGCCTTCACTGGGCCTCTGATTGCCGGCTCGTTGACGGAATACTGGTCCTGGAGGGCAGCGTTCTTCGTCAACATACCTGCAGCGCTGGTCTTCATCATCCTTGTGCTGTCGATCGTGCCGCGCCGTGGCGGGGCAAACTTGAGCGCGGCGCCGATACCTGTTTTGCGCGTACTGGCGACCGGCGCCGGAATCCTGCTGATTTCGATTTCGAACCGGGTCGAGAATGAGCTTGGCATGGCCACTCTGCTGGCTGCGGCATTGACCATGCTTTACGTTACGGTGCAGACCGACCGGCGATCCTACCAGCCCGTCCTGCCGTCAGGCGCGTTCATGGCAAATAGCGCTCTCGCAGCGGGCCTCTGGGTTGTGTTGCTGATGCCTGTGGCGCAAGCGTCCAGCTCGGTCTTTCTCGTCTACGTGTTGGAGCGTCTCTGGCACCTCGGGCCAACGACGGCGGGATTCTCCAGTGCCGTCATGGCCATGTCCTGGAGCGTCACTGCAATTCTCGTCGCAAGCCTCCGATCCAAAGATTTTCGTCAATCCCTGATCTGCACCGGCCCCATGCTACTCAGCGCCGGATTTGCAGCGCTGACGCTTGCGGTCAATTTCGGTCGCTTCTGGGCGGTTATTCCGGGTCAAATTGCGATCGGTGCCGGCTTCGGTATCTGCTGGGGCACTCTGAGCCAGCTTCTGATGGAGGTGTCTCCCGCGGCAGAACGCGACAAAACCTCGTCGCTTCTGCCAACTTTGCAATCCGCGGGCTACGCCATCGGTGCCGCATTCTTCGGGTTGGTTGCAAACGCCCGCGGCTTCGGCGAGCACGCCAGCGATGCCGCACTGAAAGGTGCAATGCTTGCCGTTTTCGGCATAGGCTGCGTGGTCGCGACCGCCTCGCTTTTCTTCGGCTTAAGGATGATGCGCCTTGCGGCAGATTCAGCCAACCCGGCGACAACGTGA
- the trxB gene encoding thioredoxin-disulfide reductase: MTARHTKVLIIGSGPAGYTAAIYTARAMLSPVLIAGMEQGGQLMITTDVENYPGYADPVQGPWMMEQMLKQATHVGAEIINDLVTDVDLSIRPFRIKTDSGTDWTADALIIATGAKAKWLGIETEPTFMGFGVSACATCDGFFYRNKDVIVVGGGNSAVEEALYLSNLAKTVTVVHRRDAFRAEKILQERLFAKPNVKVIWDHEVVEYLGTAAKPPMPASVNGVKLRNTKTGETTEMAADGVFVAIGHAPAVELFKGKLRQKPNGYLWTAPDSTATDVAGVFAAGDVTDDVYRQAVTAAGMGCMAALEAEKYLAGHMPVAIAAE; the protein is encoded by the coding sequence ATGACCGCCCGCCACACCAAAGTGCTGATCATCGGTTCCGGCCCTGCCGGCTACACCGCCGCCATCTACACGGCGCGTGCCATGCTTTCGCCGGTGCTGATCGCGGGCATGGAACAGGGCGGCCAATTGATGATCACCACCGATGTGGAGAACTACCCGGGCTACGCCGATCCGGTCCAGGGACCTTGGATGATGGAGCAGATGCTGAAGCAGGCGACGCATGTCGGTGCGGAGATCATCAATGACCTGGTCACCGATGTGGATCTCTCTATTCGCCCCTTTCGCATCAAGACGGACAGCGGCACGGACTGGACGGCCGATGCGCTGATCATCGCCACCGGTGCCAAGGCCAAATGGCTCGGCATCGAAACCGAGCCGACCTTCATGGGCTTCGGCGTGTCGGCCTGCGCCACATGCGACGGGTTCTTCTATCGCAACAAGGATGTTATCGTTGTCGGCGGCGGCAACTCCGCCGTGGAGGAGGCACTCTATCTTTCAAATCTGGCGAAGACGGTCACGGTCGTCCACCGCCGCGATGCGTTCCGGGCGGAGAAAATCCTGCAGGAGCGCCTTTTCGCCAAGCCGAATGTGAAGGTCATCTGGGATCACGAGGTGGTTGAATACCTCGGCACAGCTGCAAAGCCGCCTATGCCGGCGTCCGTCAACGGCGTGAAGCTGCGCAACACCAAGACCGGGGAAACCACGGAGATGGCGGCCGATGGTGTCTTCGTCGCCATCGGCCATGCGCCGGCGGTGGAGCTCTTCAAGGGCAAGCTTCGACAGAAGCCGAACGGCTATCTCTGGACCGCGCCCGATTCAACCGCGACCGACGTCGCCGGGGTCTTTGCTGCCGGCGACGTGACGGACGATGTCTATCGCCAGGCGGTTACGGCCGCCGGCATGGGTTGCATGGCCGCACTCGAGGCCGAGAAATATCTGGCGGGTCATATGCCCGTCGCAATTGCAGCCGAATAG
- a CDS encoding lytic transglycosylase domain-containing protein, producing the protein MVEQGRAGRCRIWDGRMGHLVRAVAAALSICACLAAAIPRPVEARTDAPVVPRKCLYSGFSAANPLVPLCITRENFAQDVCRIIEHYAATNDLPAPFFARLIWRESLFQPDAISPKGAEGIAQFMPGTAKLRGLANSFDAVAALGKSAEYLSELNLRYGNLGFAAAAYNAGEAGLERFLETDWIPYETRDYVRAITAHPVEDWRDNPPKSLDLALDKNRNFLDGCVALASTRRLREIVVADEANWAPWGVQMAAHYQKSIAQRLFLNAVKRLPAPINGEKALLVRERNGSFGARSRYAARIGRQSQAEANALCAAIRKSGGACLVFKN; encoded by the coding sequence ATGGTCGAGCAAGGCAGGGCGGGCAGATGCCGCATCTGGGACGGCCGAATGGGACATCTGGTGCGCGCTGTCGCGGCCGCGCTGTCGATTTGCGCCTGCCTGGCCGCAGCTATCCCGCGCCCGGTCGAAGCCCGCACCGACGCGCCGGTCGTTCCGCGAAAATGCCTCTATTCGGGTTTCTCCGCGGCCAACCCGCTTGTTCCGCTTTGCATAACTCGTGAGAATTTTGCCCAGGATGTTTGCCGCATCATTGAGCACTATGCCGCGACGAACGACCTGCCGGCGCCGTTCTTTGCCCGCTTGATCTGGCGCGAGAGCCTGTTCCAGCCAGACGCCATCAGTCCAAAGGGCGCCGAGGGAATTGCCCAATTCATGCCGGGAACGGCAAAGCTGCGCGGCTTGGCCAACAGTTTCGATGCGGTCGCGGCCCTCGGAAAATCGGCCGAGTATCTGAGCGAACTCAATCTGCGCTACGGAAATCTCGGTTTTGCCGCAGCCGCCTACAATGCCGGCGAGGCTGGGTTGGAGCGCTTCCTGGAGACCGATTGGATCCCCTATGAAACGCGCGATTACGTGCGGGCGATCACTGCCCATCCGGTGGAGGATTGGAGAGACAACCCGCCGAAATCGCTCGACCTCGCGCTCGACAAGAACAGGAACTTCCTCGACGGATGCGTTGCGCTCGCCAGCACCCGAAGGCTGCGTGAGATCGTCGTCGCTGACGAGGCAAACTGGGCTCCTTGGGGCGTCCAAATGGCGGCGCATTACCAGAAATCCATAGCGCAGCGCTTGTTCCTGAACGCCGTGAAGAGGCTGCCGGCGCCAATCAATGGCGAAAAGGCGCTCCTTGTCCGCGAGCGCAACGGAAGCTTCGGAGCGAGAAGCCGCTACGCCGCCCGTATCGGCCGACAATCGCAAGCCGAGGCGAATGCGCTCTGCGCCGCCATTCGCAAGAGCGGCGGCGCGTGCCTCGTTTTCAAGAATTGA
- a CDS encoding alkene reductase, with translation MASLFDPITIGDIALKSRVVMAPLTRNRSPGAVPNTLNATYYEQRASAGLLITEGTAITHQGQGYADVPGLYTPEALEGWRKVTDAVHKAGGKIAVQMWHVGRISHTSLQPDGGKPVAPSAIRAKSKTYLVNEDGTGSFAETSEPRALELAEIAGIVEDYRKAARAALDAGFDGVEIHAANGYLVDQFLRSGSNERTDAYGGSIENRARFLFEVVDAITEQAGSGRVGIRISPVTPANDAFDPEPQPLFTYVVEKLARYPLAYIHVIEGATGGPRDHQQGERPFDYAALRAVYTAAGGKAAWMTNNGYDRDLAIMAVESGETDLVAFGKPFIANPDLVRRLKDNAPLNAPDNATFYGGDARGYTDYPVLEQVA, from the coding sequence ATGGCTTCTCTCTTCGACCCGATCACCATCGGCGACATAGCCCTCAAAAGTCGTGTCGTGATGGCGCCGCTCACTCGGAACCGGTCTCCCGGAGCGGTGCCCAACACGCTCAACGCTACCTACTATGAGCAGCGGGCGTCCGCCGGGCTGCTCATCACGGAAGGGACGGCGATCACACATCAGGGTCAGGGTTATGCCGACGTACCCGGCCTCTATACGCCGGAAGCGCTTGAGGGCTGGCGCAAGGTGACCGACGCGGTCCATAAGGCGGGCGGCAAGATCGCCGTCCAGATGTGGCATGTCGGCCGGATTTCGCACACCTCGCTGCAGCCGGATGGCGGCAAGCCGGTTGCCCCGTCGGCTATCCGCGCCAAATCGAAGACCTACCTCGTCAACGAGGACGGAACGGGTAGTTTTGCCGAAACCTCGGAACCGCGGGCGTTGGAGCTGGCGGAGATTGCCGGGATTGTCGAGGATTATCGCAAGGCGGCGCGCGCTGCGCTCGATGCCGGTTTCGACGGCGTCGAGATCCATGCCGCCAACGGTTACCTGGTCGATCAGTTCCTGCGCTCCGGTTCCAACGAACGCACCGACGCCTATGGCGGCTCGATCGAAAACCGCGCCCGTTTCCTCTTCGAGGTGGTCGACGCTATCACCGAACAGGCTGGCTCGGGCCGGGTCGGCATCCGTATTTCGCCGGTCACTCCGGCCAACGACGCCTTCGATCCGGAGCCGCAACCGCTCTTCACCTATGTCGTGGAGAAGCTGGCCCGCTACCCGCTCGCCTACATCCACGTCATCGAAGGCGCGACCGGCGGCCCGCGCGACCACCAGCAGGGCGAGCGCCCCTTCGACTATGCGGCGCTTCGTGCCGTTTACACGGCGGCCGGCGGTAAGGCGGCGTGGATGACGAACAATGGTTACGATCGCGATCTGGCGATAATGGCCGTCGAAAGCGGCGAAACCGATCTGGTCGCGTTCGGCAAGCCGTTCATTGCCAATCCGGACCTCGTGCGCAGGCTGAAGGACAACGCTCCGCTTAACGCGCCGGATAACGCGACCTTTTATGGCGGCGACGCCCGGGGTTACACGGATTATCCGGTGCTCGAACAAGTCGCCTGA